In Sulfuritortus calidifontis, the sequence AACACCCAGGCGCACAGGCCGTAACCTAACAGGAATGGCAGCACGAAGCCGACCATCGCCACCATCAGGGGCTTGATGCCGGACTCGGCCAAGCGGTAGACATCGGTATCCATACCGACCTCGAACAGGAGCAGGATGATGCCGATCTCGGCCAAGAGCTTCATGGTCTCGTCCGGGCTCACCCAGCCAAGCAGCGACGGCCCCAACAGCAGGCCGGCGGCCAGCTCGCCGATCACCGGCGGGATGCCATGGCGGGAGGCGATCTCGGAGAACAGCCGGGCGGCGATCAGGATGATGGCGAAATAGAGAAAGAATTCGTGCAGGGCCATGAAATATCCTTTATCAGTGCTCCACCTTGGCGTCGGCCGGCACCTCGCCGCTCTTCTTCAAGGCGTATTCGGTGGCAATGGGACCGATGGTTTCCAGGATGGTGATTGCGCCAAGGATGATGGCGGACAGGGTCTTGGCGAATTCTGGATAGAGATTGGCCGCCGACTGGGTGAGGCCGATGGCCATGCCCGCCATGGGCAGCAGCATCAGGCCCATGAGCCCGGCCTTCTCCTTGGACAGGACTGCGGGCGCCAGCACCATGACACCGAGCGATTTGCCGGCGAAGCGGGCAAGCACGAAGGCCACGGCCGCCCAGCCGGCCACCGCGAGATCGTCGAGGTGCAGACGAGCGCCCGAAACGACGAACAGGATGACGAAGAAGATCTCGGTGACATGGCCGAAATCCATTTTCTCCAGCACCTGCTCGCGGTCAAGGTTGTGGCTGAGCACGCCGAGCGAGAGCAAGGTGAGCAGGAAGGAAGCCTTGAGCATGACCGCCAGACCGACCGCGCCGACGATGGTGCCGATGATCAGGGCGAACTGCACGCCCTCGTCGCGACCGAATCGGGCCGCCAGAAACAGCAGCAGACGCGCCAGCATATAGGCCAAGGCAAGTGAGGATAGCAGCCGATAGGCCGGTTGCAGCAAGATGGTGTCCCAGTCGGCCGCCTGGCTGTAATGCAGCAGCGGCAGCAGCGAGGTGAAAACCAGGAAGGCCAGGATGTTGTTGATGGCGACCAACATCAGGGCGCGGTCGGTCATCGGCCCTTTCGCCCCCAGTTCGCGCACCACCAGCATGACCACGGCCGGCGAGGAAGAGATGCCGATGGCACCGGCCAGCGCGGCATGCAGCGCATCGAGGCCGATGAGGCTCAAGGCGGCAAAGATCAGGCCGAAGGACAGGGCCGACTCCAGCAGCGAGGCGGCGATCAGCGGCCGTTCATGCAGGGCCTGGCGGATGTCGAGCAACCGCCCCATCTGGAACAGGATCAGGCCCAGCGCGATCTGCACGAAATACTTGGCGAAATCGAGCACCTCGTCGCCGAACAGGCCCAAACCGCTCGGCCCCATGAGAAAACCGATGGCGATGAAGCCGGTGATGCGCGGCAGAAAACGCGTCTTGCCAGCCAGATATCCCCCGGCCAGGCCGACCAGGATCAGCACGCCGAACACCAGCATGGCGTTGATCTGCAGGGGCCAAGTAGGGAGAAAGCTCAAGTCTTGTGGCATCACAACTCCGACAATGGTTTGCTGGCGGCAGTTTCATCCACCTCACCGACATGGCTGAGCACCTTGCGCAGATCGCCGATCAGCCGGCGTAGGGTGGCCACCGGCAATTGTTCCAGGGCATACGGCAGAATGCCGGTGAACGGCCGCGGCGCCCGCGCCAGGGCGGCCTCACCGGCCTGGCTCAGATACAGCCGGACCACGCGCTGGTCGGCCTTGCCCCGCTCGCGCCGCAGCAACCCTGTCTTCTCCAGCTTGTTGATCAAATTGCTTGCCGTCGATTGATGGATCGACAACGCCTCGGCCAGTTCGCTCACCTTGAGCCCGGGCCGCTCGGCCAGCACCGCCATCACCCAGACCTGGGCGCCGCTGACGCCGCAGGCCTTTTCCACGGCGCGGAAATGACTGCGCGCCGAGCCGAAGATCAGGCGGAATTGCTTGAGGGCCTCGCGGGCCAGAACTTCCTGCGCCGACATGGTTCGCCAAATCCATTTACACAAAACTATTTGCCACGATATTATCGCAGCTCCCTTAACGTTCCTGCCGCATGAGAGGAAACGCCACTCGCGCTTTCCCTGTGCATTCCACGCAAACCGGCGGCCCCCGCCGGTTTGCGTTTCTCTGTTTTCGCTATTCCGCGCATCGACTCGAATCAGGATTGGGAACCAATGCGATCGCAAGCTGCCGAATTATTGCAGAACCGGGCTTGAGCCAAGCCGATTGATCGAGTTAAGGCAGCAGCCATAGCATCTACCGCGCCCAGGAGAGAGCCGTGCCGCCGATGTCTTCCCGCCCGACCGAAGCCGCGCCGACAGCACCGCGCGAGTGGCATGCCGAAACTGCCGCCGCGGCGATCGAACGCTTGGCCACGGTGGAAACCACCGGCCTGAGCCGGCACGAGGCCGCCCGGCGCCTGGCCCAGTACGGCCCCAACCGACTGCCGCCACCGCGCCGCCGCGGCCCGCTGCTGCGTATGCTGCTGCAGTTCCACAACCCGCTGATCTACGTCCTGCTCGCCGCCGCGCTGGTCACCTTCTGGCTGGAAGATTATGTCGACACCGGCGTGATCCTGGGCGTGGTGGTGATCAACGCCGTCATCGGCTTCATCCAGGAAAGCAAGGCCGAGCGGGCGCTGGAGGCGGTGCAGGCCATGCTGGCCAGCCGCGCCATGGTTCTGCGCGAAGGCGAGCGGCACGAGATCGACGCGGCCGAGCTGGTGCCGGGCGACATCGTGCTACTGGAATCCGGCGCCCGGGTGCCGGCCGACCTGCGCCTCACACGGGTGAAGAATCTTCGGGTGAGCGAGGCAGCGCTCACCGGCGAATCGGTGCCGGTGGAAAAGGCCATCGAGCCGGTCGGCGCTGCGGCGGCCATCGGCGACCGGGCTTGCATGGCCTATTCCGGCACCGTGGTCGCCTTCGGCCAGGCCCGCGGCGTGGTGGTGACGACCGGCCCGGCCACCGAGATCGGCCGCATCGGCGCCCTGGTCTCCGAGGTGGCGACCCTGGCCACGCCGCTCACCCGCCGGCTCGACCAGTTCGCCCGCCAGATCACCCTGTTCATTCTGGGCCTGAGCCTGATCACCTTCCTCTACGGCCATTATCTGGGCGGCATGGCCGCGCTCGACATCTTTCTCGCCGTGGTCGGCCTGGCGGTGGCCGCCATCCCCGAGGGCCTGCCCGCCGTCGTCACCATCACCCTGGCCATCGGCACCGCCGTCATGGCCCGGCAGCGCGCCATCGTGCGCCGGCTGCCGGCGGTGGAGACGCTCGGTTCGGTCGGCGTGATCTGCTCGGACAAGACCGGCACCCTGACCAAGAACGAAATGACCGCCGTGCGCCTGATGCTGCCCGGTCGCAGCCTGGAGGCGAGCGGCGCCGGCTATGCGCCGGAGGGTGGCTTCCGCGAAGGCGGCCGGGCCATCGACCCGCGCGAGGATGCCGGCCTGCGCGCCTTGGCCCGCTGCGCCCTGCTCTGCAACGATGCCCGGCTGCACAAGGAGGAATCGGGCTGGACCCTGGCCGGTGACCCGACCGAAGGCGCCCTGCTCGCCATGGCCCTGAAGGCCGGGCTCGACCCTGAGCTGGAGGCGGCCGCCAGCCCGCGCATCGACGAAATCCCCTTCGAATCCGAGCATCGCTTCATGGCCACCCTGCACCACGACCACGAAGGCCATGTCTTCGTCCTGCTCAAGGGTGCGCCCGAACGGGTGCTGGCCCTGTGTCCGCACGACGCCAGCGGCCATCCGCTCGACCTGGACGACTGGCACGCGCGGATGGAGGCCGCGGCAGCAAAGGGGCAGCGCGTGCTGGCCTTGGCCCAGTGCGAGATGCCACCCGGCACCACCTCGCTCGCGATGGCGGACATCACGCCCCGATTCAGCCTGCTCGGCCTGGTCGGCATGATCGACCCGCCGCGGCCGGAGGCGATCGAGGCGGTGGCCGCCTGCCACCGCGCCGGCATCCGGGTGGTGATGATCACCGGCGACCACGCCGTCACCGCCGCCGCCATCGGCCGCGAGCTCGGACTCAGGGCCGAGCGGGCGCTGACCGGCGAGACCATCGAGGCCCTGGACGATGCGGCCCTGCGCCGCGAGATCGAACAGACCGACGTCATCGCCCGCGCCAGCCCGGAGCACAAGCTGCGCCTGGTCGCCGCGCTGCAGGCCGAGGGCCGGCTGGTGGCGATGACCGGCGACGGCGTCAACGACGCCCCGGCGCTGAAGGCGGCCGACATCGGCGTGGCCATGGGCCTGCGCGGCACCGACGCGGCCAAGGAGGCGGCGGACCTGGTGCTGGCCGACGACAACTTCGCCAGCATCGCCCGCGCCGTGCGCGAAGGGCGCACGGTGTTCGACAACATCAAGAAGTCGCTCTTGTTCATCCTGCCGACCAACGGTGGCGAGGCGGGGGTGATCCTGCTCGCCGTGTTCGCCGGCCTGGCGCTGCCGGTCACCGCCGGCCAGATCCTGTGGATCAACATGGTCACCGCCGTCACCCTGGCCCTGGCCCTGGCCTTCGAGCCGGCCGAACCCGGCGTCATGCGCCGGCCGCCGCGGCCGCCGGGCGAACCGCTGATCACCCGGCTGCTGCTCGGGCGCATCGTCTACGTCAGCCTGCTGATGATCGCCGTCGCCTTCGCCGTCTACGAATGGGAGCTGGCGCGCGGCAGCAGCATCGAGACCGCGCGCACCGCCGTGGTCAACATGCTGGTGCTGGGCGAACTGGTCTATCTCTACAACGCGCGCCACTTCACCGCCCACGCCTTCGCCCGCGACACCCTGTATGGCAACCCGGTGGCCTTCTGGACCTGCGTCATCCTGATCGGCCTGCAACTGCTGTTCACCTACGCGCCGACTATGCAGCAGCTGTTCCAGACCACGGCCCTGGACTGGACCTCGTGGGGGCTGATCCTGGCTCTGGCCGCCGCCAAGTTCCTCGCGGTCGAGGCCGAGAAGTGGCTGTTGCGGCGGCTGAACGTGAGCAGCATGTGACGCCTATGGCATGGCGCCGTTTCATTCCCAGCCGCGAGCAGATCGAGGGCAACCGCTGGCTGCGCTGGCTCGCCCCGCACCTCGCGCATCCGCGGCTGTGGCACTTCAGCCGCCGCGGCGTGGCCATCGGCGTCGGCCTCGGCGTGTTCTTCGGCCTGCTCGTCCCCATCGCCCAGATTCCTTTCGCCGCCGGCACGGCGGTGCTGCTGCGCGCCAACGTGCCGGCCGCCGTCGGCAGCACCCTGGTGACCAACCCGCTCACCTTCGCCCCGATCTACCTCTTCGCCCATCGCCTGGGCGCGACCCTGCTCGGCGCACACGAAACCGCAGTCCCAGACCTCGGCTGGCCGGCAGCCAACGACCGGCAATCCTGGTGGCAAGCCCTTTGGCAGCGCCTGGTCGTTCTCGGCCAGCCCCTGCTGCTGGGCCTGGCCATCCTGGCAGTGGCCGCGGGGCTCGCGACCTACGGCCTGATCATGCTGTTCTGGCGGCTGAAGACGACCTGGCACTGGAAGCGACGCCGGCGCAAAACCGGGCGCCCGAACTGAAACGGTAGAATGCCCCGATGGAGCTGATCAATCAGTTCGTCCTCGCTGGTGCCGCGCTGCTGCTGCTGGCCATCCTCGCCAGCGCGCTGTCCTATCGCACCGGCATGCCGCTGCTGCTGGTCTTTCTCGCGGTGGGCATGCTGGCCGGCGAGGACGGGCCGGGCGGCATCGTGTTCAACGACACCGGCATCGCCTACAGCATCGGCAGCGTGGCGCTGGCGGTGATCCTGCTCGGCGGCGGCCTGAACACGCGGGCCGAGAGTTTTCGCGCCGGCCTGCGCCCAGCCGCCGGCCTGGCCACCCTGGGCGTGCTGATCACCTGCGTCATCACCGGCCTGTTCGCCGCCTGGGTGCTGGATTTCGGCCTGCTGCAGGGCATGCTGGTCGGCGCCGTGGCCAGCTCGACCGACGCCGCCGCGGTGTTCGCCCTGCTCCATGCCAAGGGACTGACGCTAAAGCAGCGGGTGTCGGCCACGCTGGAGATCGAGTCCGGCAGCAACGACCCGATGGCGGTCATCCTCACCATCGTCCTGCTCGACCTGATCACGGCCGGCCAGGGCCTGCCCGGCTGGGACACCCTGAGCCTGTTCGCCCTGCAGATGGGCATGGGCCTCGTCGCCGGCATCGGCGGCGGCCGGCTGCTGGTCTGGCTGACCCACCGCCTGCGCATGGAGCCGGGCATGTATCCCATGCTCATCCTGGCCGGCGGCCTCACCCTCTATGGCCTGACCACCGTGCTCGGCGGCAGCGGCTATCTCGCCATCTATCTGGCCGGCGTGGTGATCGGCAACCGGGCGCCGCGCGAGTCGCGCAACATCCTGCAGGTGCACGGCGGCCTGTCCTGGCTGGCCCAGATCGGCATGTTCCTCATGCTCGGCCTCCTGGCCACGCCGAGCAGGCTGCTCGACGACGCGCCCGCGGCGCTGGCCATTGCCCTGGTGCTGATGTTCGTCGCCCGGCCGCTGGCGGTCTGGCTCTGCCTGCTGCCCTTCCGCTTCCCGCCGCGCGAGCAGATCT encodes:
- a CDS encoding cation:proton antiporter → MPQDLSFLPTWPLQINAMLVFGVLILVGLAGGYLAGKTRFLPRITGFIAIGFLMGPSGLGLFGDEVLDFAKYFVQIALGLILFQMGRLLDIRQALHERPLIAASLLESALSFGLIFAALSLIGLDALHAALAGAIGISSSPAVVMLVVRELGAKGPMTDRALMLVAINNILAFLVFTSLLPLLHYSQAADWDTILLQPAYRLLSSLALAYMLARLLLFLAARFGRDEGVQFALIIGTIVGAVGLAVMLKASFLLTLLSLGVLSHNLDREQVLEKMDFGHVTEIFFVILFVVSGARLHLDDLAVAGWAAVAFVLARFAGKSLGVMVLAPAVLSKEKAGLMGLMLLPMAGMAIGLTQSAANLYPEFAKTLSAIILGAITILETIGPIATEYALKKSGEVPADAKVEH
- a CDS encoding MarR family winged helix-turn-helix transcriptional regulator is translated as MSAQEVLAREALKQFRLIFGSARSHFRAVEKACGVSGAQVWVMAVLAERPGLKVSELAEALSIHQSTASNLINKLEKTGLLRRERGKADQRVVRLYLSQAGEAALARAPRPFTGILPYALEQLPVATLRRLIGDLRKVLSHVGEVDETAASKPLSEL
- a CDS encoding cation-translocating P-type ATPase, encoding MSSRPTEAAPTAPREWHAETAAAAIERLATVETTGLSRHEAARRLAQYGPNRLPPPRRRGPLLRMLLQFHNPLIYVLLAAALVTFWLEDYVDTGVILGVVVINAVIGFIQESKAERALEAVQAMLASRAMVLREGERHEIDAAELVPGDIVLLESGARVPADLRLTRVKNLRVSEAALTGESVPVEKAIEPVGAAAAIGDRACMAYSGTVVAFGQARGVVVTTGPATEIGRIGALVSEVATLATPLTRRLDQFARQITLFILGLSLITFLYGHYLGGMAALDIFLAVVGLAVAAIPEGLPAVVTITLAIGTAVMARQRAIVRRLPAVETLGSVGVICSDKTGTLTKNEMTAVRLMLPGRSLEASGAGYAPEGGFREGGRAIDPREDAGLRALARCALLCNDARLHKEESGWTLAGDPTEGALLAMALKAGLDPELEAAASPRIDEIPFESEHRFMATLHHDHEGHVFVLLKGAPERVLALCPHDASGHPLDLDDWHARMEAAAAKGQRVLALAQCEMPPGTTSLAMADITPRFSLLGLVGMIDPPRPEAIEAVAACHRAGIRVVMITGDHAVTAAAIGRELGLRAERALTGETIEALDDAALRREIEQTDVIARASPEHKLRLVAALQAEGRLVAMTGDGVNDAPALKAADIGVAMGLRGTDAAKEAADLVLADDNFASIARAVREGRTVFDNIKKSLLFILPTNGGEAGVILLAVFAGLALPVTAGQILWINMVTAVTLALALAFEPAEPGVMRRPPRPPGEPLITRLLLGRIVYVSLLMIAVAFAVYEWELARGSSIETARTAVVNMLVLGELVYLYNARHFTAHAFARDTLYGNPVAFWTCVILIGLQLLFTYAPTMQQLFQTTALDWTSWGLILALAAAKFLAVEAEKWLLRRLNVSSM
- a CDS encoding DUF2062 domain-containing protein, yielding MAWRRFIPSREQIEGNRWLRWLAPHLAHPRLWHFSRRGVAIGVGLGVFFGLLVPIAQIPFAAGTAVLLRANVPAAVGSTLVTNPLTFAPIYLFAHRLGATLLGAHETAVPDLGWPAANDRQSWWQALWQRLVVLGQPLLLGLAILAVAAGLATYGLIMLFWRLKTTWHWKRRRRKTGRPN
- a CDS encoding potassium/proton antiporter codes for the protein MELINQFVLAGAALLLLAILASALSYRTGMPLLLVFLAVGMLAGEDGPGGIVFNDTGIAYSIGSVALAVILLGGGLNTRAESFRAGLRPAAGLATLGVLITCVITGLFAAWVLDFGLLQGMLVGAVASSTDAAAVFALLHAKGLTLKQRVSATLEIESGSNDPMAVILTIVLLDLITAGQGLPGWDTLSLFALQMGMGLVAGIGGGRLLVWLTHRLRMEPGMYPMLILAGGLTLYGLTTVLGGSGYLAIYLAGVVIGNRAPRESRNILQVHGGLSWLAQIGMFLMLGLLATPSRLLDDAPAALAIALVLMFVARPLAVWLCLLPFRFPPREQIFIAWVGLRGAVPIILALFPLLAGVPEAHTVLDVAFFVVLISLTLQGWSIPYLARRLRLEVPPAPEADERFDLGAGANGHTLFGYRLAPQTPVLDRSAADLALPGTARLITVLRNGAALSPEAAGNLATGDVVYVLARQDDSAALGELLVSATAPAYLEKRQFYGDFTVGSEADMASVAELYGLPLPEGAARMTLADFLADRLHGVPVAGDRFRLGNIEFVVREVEDERITRVGLRIPTHLQ